The following are encoded together in the Oceanobacillus zhaokaii genome:
- a CDS encoding carbon-nitrogen family hydrolase, with amino-acid sequence MKFSVFQMEVIPGNPKQNKDKVEKWVREVIQNERPDTIILPEMWTTSYTLPKLNVLADDMGEPTKSFLSKLASEYHVNIIGGSVANKEGDKIYNTSFVFNSHGELVYEYSKIHLVPMLDEPLFLTGGTKKVETFMLDGIKIGLIICYDLRFPELARSLALAGAEVLIVVAEWPTARKQHWTSLQIARAIENQMYVISSNNIGSLDGVDYAGTSMIIDPWGEVLCQGSDTNEETITGVLDVARVSEVRKNVPIFESRVPNLY; translated from the coding sequence TTGAAGTTCTCGGTCTTTCAAATGGAGGTAATTCCAGGTAATCCTAAACAAAATAAGGATAAGGTAGAAAAGTGGGTACGTGAGGTTATACAAAATGAGCGACCAGATACAATTATACTACCTGAGATGTGGACGACATCTTATACACTACCAAAATTAAATGTGCTAGCAGATGATATGGGAGAGCCAACGAAATCTTTTTTAAGTAAATTGGCGAGTGAATATCACGTCAATATTATTGGTGGTTCGGTTGCGAACAAGGAAGGAGATAAAATATATAATACTAGCTTTGTGTTCAACTCACATGGGGAATTAGTATATGAATATAGTAAAATTCATCTCGTTCCAATGTTAGATGAACCTTTATTTTTAACAGGTGGAACGAAAAAGGTAGAAACCTTTATGTTGGATGGAATAAAAATTGGCTTGATTATTTGCTATGATTTAAGATTTCCTGAATTGGCTCGTTCCCTAGCATTAGCCGGTGCGGAAGTATTAATCGTCGTTGCCGAATGGCCTACTGCACGTAAACAACATTGGACGAGTCTGCAGATTGCTCGAGCAATCGAAAATCAAATGTACGTCATTTCTTCTAATAATATCGGGTCATTGGATGGCGTCGATTATGCGGGAACATCGATGATAATCGATCCGTGGGGAGAAGTACTATGCCAGGGGTCTGATACCAATGAGGAAACAATCACGGGAGTCTTGGATGTGGCGCGCGTTTCAGAAGTAAGAAAGAATGTCCCGATTTTTGAAAGTAGAGTTCCTAACCTTTACTAG
- a CDS encoding DUF6320 domain-containing protein, whose translation MAYCPKCGIKVEIDNRPCPLCNFHIPKVNEESEEVIRIRKFPETANPYPAYMRRVLNRIFIFVALFVLVVVCLMFYIDYEVNDMFTWSKYSNLSMLAGLVLVYFSFGYVQSYYKVIIGIGLDALILLFGLDAFNGSLEWFIPLAFPIVTGVTVIGISYWSVIRVLSVRRFNVIGLTFIALVILSMWINFFIQKYQKNTDPMNWIIATVLQLLPVLLTMIYVKYGMPDRIKKKIARKFHL comes from the coding sequence ATGGCCTATTGTCCAAAGTGTGGAATTAAAGTAGAAATTGATAACCGGCCATGCCCACTATGCAACTTCCATATCCCAAAAGTGAATGAAGAGAGTGAAGAGGTTATAAGAATCCGGAAATTTCCCGAAACAGCAAACCCATATCCGGCTTACATGAGAAGGGTGCTAAATCGGATTTTTATCTTTGTAGCCTTATTCGTACTCGTCGTTGTTTGCCTGATGTTTTACATCGACTATGAAGTGAATGACATGTTTACATGGTCAAAATATAGTAACTTAAGTATGCTAGCTGGTCTGGTCTTGGTATACTTTTCGTTCGGTTATGTTCAAAGCTATTATAAAGTCATTATCGGCATTGGTTTGGATGCTTTAATATTATTATTTGGATTAGACGCTTTTAATGGCAGCTTAGAGTGGTTTATACCATTAGCATTTCCGATTGTCACTGGAGTAACTGTTATCGGGATTAGTTACTGGAGCGTGATTCGAGTGTTATCTGTTAGACGATTTAACGTGATCGGGCTTACCTTTATAGCGCTTGTTATTCTTTCTATGTGGATTAACTTTTTCATCCAAAAATATCAAAAGAATACAGACCCAATGAATTGGATTATTGCTACAGTCCTGCAGTTGCTGCCTGTTTTATTAACCATGATCTATGTCAAATATGGCATGCCCGATCGAATCAAAAAGAAAATTGCCAGGAAGTTTCATTTGTGA